From the genome of Glycine max cultivar Williams 82 chromosome 2, Glycine_max_v4.0, whole genome shotgun sequence, one region includes:
- the LOC102665591 gene encoding uncharacterized protein produces the protein MSKKVILPTVASHRRQPLLLQQSESYRKAGTRLMGEAVGGTAAVCCCFSFGLANIIYLAIYKVPAKLCQEALRRKRRRRRLQISMEEGAAIPSRPRCTCGCCDDIVGAGRVYPLCSDDGSDVAVLRSRSSVEKDKEVVELEEEMWERFYGSGFWRSPSQRENSSSQQRIATTVSAHNLQVVDVN, from the coding sequence ATGTCGAAAAAGGTAATTCTTCCGACGGTGGCGTCTCACCGGCGACAGCCACTGCTGCTGCAGCAGAGCGAGAGCTACCGGAAGGCGGGGACGCGGCTCATGGGGGAGGCGGTGGGCGGCACCGCCGCCGTGTGCTGCTGCTTCTCGTTCGGCCTGGCCAACATTATATACCTGGCGATTTACAAGGTTCCGGCGAAGCTGTGCCAGGAGGCGCTGCGAAGGAagcgccgccgccgccgcctgCAGATCAGCATGGAGGAAGGGGCGGCGATCCCGTCACGGCCGCGGTGCACGTGCGGCTGCTGTGATGACATCGTCGGCGCCGGGCGGGTTTACCCGCTGTGCAGCGACGACGGCAGTGACGTGGCGGTGCTGCGGAGCCGGAGCTCGGTGGAGAAGGACAAGGAGGTGGTGGAGTTGGAGGAGGAGATGTGGGAGAGGTTTTATGGCAGTGGATTTTGGAGAAGCCCCTCTCAGAGAGAAAACTCTTCTTCGCAACAAAGGATCGCTACCACTGTTTCTGCTCATAATCTTCAGGTTGttgatgttaattaa